ACACTGGTATTGCCAGTGGTGTTGCAACTGCCATGTACCTGCCACTTCTAAATGTAAACTACAGAAGAGTAACTTGTCCTTTGTTACTATATCCCCAACTCTTAAAATAGTACCTCGCACATAAGTGGTTCCGATATCTGCAGTGACCCATGAGCACTCACTATATGCCAGGTTTAAGTTTTCAAGTACCCAGTGCcaaaacccattttttttcccatttgtcaaGAAAACCCGAACTGAACTGACATGCTCTTTACTCCAcgttaacataaataaatactcaTACACTTTACTAGAGAGACAAATCATGCATGTTACAGAGCACTGCTGCCTCACCAGTGACAGGTTATGTTCCCTAACCATGTCTACTATATAccatctcaaaatattaaaactccAAAACCCAAACACCTCTTCCTagggttattattttttaaaagattttctccattcatttgagagagatacaaaGACAGAGCGCACACAcggtgagaggcagaggaagcagcagactccccgctgagagccccacatgaggctcatCCGgggacctggaaatcatgacaactatctgagccacccaggcgccctgttgctAGGATTTTGAATcaagtatttttcttctaatgGCCACAACTCCTACAATTAATATCCACATCTCAgatcaagaaaataaaggccaGGAGTTAACAGTCCCAGAATTTCCTATTATCTTCCTGACTTCTAACCAAAAGTAAGTTATTTTCCGATAAACATACGCAGTAACCCAGGCAAAATTTCACGTAAAATTCTAATACTCTAGAGAACCATCAGATACAAGGATTAGTAACAAGTGCCCATCTTGACCCTCTTCCCAATATTTTCCTAAAACACAGTAAATACATAATAGGTGGACTTTCTATTATCTGTACAAGATGCTACAGACAACTGAAATTAAGCAAACCCTGAACTGCATAATTTCCCCTACCTTCTTTGTTTAAGGGCTTTCTCACAACATACTGGCGGACGTCATCTTCTTTAGAGAGATTGAAGAGTTTGCGGATTCTGCTGGCTCTTTTGGGCCCCAGGCGTCGAGGCACAGTAGTATCAGTGAGTCCAGGAATATCCTTCTCCCCTGAGGAGGAAAGTGATCAGAACTTTTTAGTTCCACAACTTGCTTATAAACAAGAACCGTAATTACTGTTTATGCACTGGTAAAGAAACAAGTCCAATGGTCAAACTGGATACTGCAAATAAAAAACCATTTTGGTAATCagtgtcaggggtgcctgggtggctcagtgagttaagcctctgccttcagctcaggtcatgatctcagggtcctgggatcaagcccggcatagggctctctgctcgagagggagtctgctcccccctgccctgctgtgcctacttgtgacctctctgtcaaagaaataaataaaatctttaaaaataaataaataaatcagtgtcAACAGAAACTGAACTCAAGAACACAAGTAAACCTCACCTTTCTTTACAATGACCAAGTTGAGAACACTGAGATTGGCATCCACGATGCAACCCCGAACAGATTTGcgctttctctctcctgtcctccttGGTCTGTAGCAGGAATGCCCCTTACTCAGCAGCAGGCGGACACGGCCATGGGTCAAGACACCCTGCTTCATGGGGAAGCCTTGTTTGTCATTGCCACCACTGATTCGGACCACATAACCCTGCAGAATACAGTGACACGTTGTAAAATAAAGGATTACGGCCCTTAAACCCTAAATCAAAGCCAATTTGAAACTTACAGTTTTCTCTGGTTACCAAGTTTTGTCTGTCTCTTCAATTTGCCAACATCAACGAGCAAATTCTTTTCAACTAAGTCCTACTTCTAACCTATGTCTTACTAGATGTAACAGTTCCAGCAATGGAAAGATGATGTTAAGAAACGAAAGTACAAACGAGCAACCAACCAGAAACAACCCTTGTTGGCACTTTCTAAAGAACTTCAGGTATATTTTCTCCTTTGACGTACACAGAACCCCGCAAGGTGACAGCTCTACTTCAAACGTGGAAGTGTGTAACCCAAGGGCAGAAGACAGAACCCGGAGCACGAACCCCGCTACACAGTTACCAATTAGCAACAGCACCGACGAGCTCTTGAGCAGCCCAGTTTAAGGTAACCAACCTTCCATTCTTCACCGAGGGCGTCAGCAGCAACTTCTGTGGCCATACGCTTCTCATAAAAGGTACGAAGTTTGCGTTCATCGTCCACTTCAATGAGTTTCTGGCAGCCAGTAGCTGGGAAAGAGATGTTCAGCTAAGGATtaaggggggaggaaggggagaagagctTTAGAAAACCGCAGAACCACGAAAAAGCCTTTATGTAACCCCCCAGACGAGGAGCTGATACCTTGACGTGTCGGTTTTGTTAGCTAAAGCACACGTGTGCATAATAAGGTACAAATATCGCACTAAAACCAGGCTAATTTTCCCTCAAGCCTCGCGGAATGACTCCGGGGCCGAAGGGCCCTCCGCAGCCTTTCAGCCCGACAGAGCAAAAAGCGCGACCCACCGGCCGCCAACGAGGCAGCAGGGCCGCATTCGCCCGGCGGAGCTTGAGGACGCCACCATGGCGCTCCCCGCCCGGCGCGGCTCCAGCTGTAATCGCTCGCCATCCGCTCTCCGAGGGCCCTGGGACCCGAGAGAGGCAGGCTTTCTCCCGCCTCAGACTCTTCTCCACCTGGAGCTAGGACTCTGGAGAGCCAGGACTGTAGCACTGCAATGTTCTGGGGCTCGATTCACCTCCCCCGAGCCCATTTCAAAAGCCTCCACCACTTCCTACCTTCATCCTGAAGCAGCCTACCGCCTCCGAGGCGCCACGAAAAAGAGGCCCGACTTCCGCTTAGCCCATGTCTCATAGGCACTTCTAATTCTCGCGAGATAAGCTGTCGCCAGGGATAGCGGAAGTGAGCGCCGGCGGGCGGTACTTCCGGAGGCGGGGTTAATTAGCACTCGGAGGTGGGCTCTGCCGGCGATGGGACACCGGCTGTTCCGCGCAAGTTTGTTTCCGAAGGTTATATTCTCCCCGGGTTGACCTGTTCCGCTCTGTCCTGAACCAGGGTGGACTCCCGGCTGGGTCCCGAACACTCTGCCTTTGCTGATACCATAGGGGAAGGGCAGGACCAGAGTTCAGCTCTTTTGGCCTTTCCTGTACGTTAGACACCGTctgaagatttttagtttttagttgaGAAGCTTGCGGTGCTCTGGTTCCGGTTGTTCACAGCAGGACGCCCTGAAAACCGTGATTTGTTCTACTGTCTGTCCTCTAACCGCTCTGCCGTCATCCTCGTTCTGTCACAGAATCACACCTTCCCATTGGCCCAGGCCAATAACCACAATTACTCTAAGTTAAGCCCGGCCACCATTGGTGCATTCTAAATGGTCTCCCTGGCTTCTGTCTTGCCTCTGGATCTTTTACAACGAAAAATTATATCGCTGTTGCTGGAAATGCATCATTTTCCCACTGCCGTTAAATACTTCGCAATCTCCTGTCCCTGACTCAAACATCCCACAAATTCACCTATTGCCATTTGTTAATATTATGTAGGTCGTTCAGATTAGATGTCCCAAGAAAAACCTTTCCTGTCCACGCTCCCTATAATAGTATCCCAGCTTTTATCTCTGGTATAGCACTGTTTTCCCTTCTCATACTTAATGGTACATAATTGGTATGTTTATGGTCTCTGCCCTCTCCTAAATGATAAATTAGGCAAGGCTACTGTCTAAACTTCTCTATGGAACACATAGGACACAGCAAAGTGCAGGGCACATAAAAAATAagcattcagtaagtatttgttaacTTAAAACCTCAGCTCTGGTAGCTATTAGTATATTACAGTGTGGTAGTATGGAACCAGCCAGTAGAGGGAGAATAAGTGAATGTGTTATAGTAAATGTTGAATCTGCAGtgatgcaattcttttttttttttttttaagattttatttatttatttgacaagacggagatcacaagcagacagagaagcaggcagagagaggaggaagcaggctccccgctgagcagagagcctgatgtggggctggatcccaggaccctgggatcatgacctgagcccaaggcagaggctttaacccactgagccacccaggtgccccagtgatgcAATTCTTAATAGTACACAAGACATGAGAAAGATACAGTGCATTTGATAGTCCTCCAGAACATTCCTGGGAAGGCAAGAATGagaacccaggggcgcctgggtggctcagtgggtcaagccgctgccttcggctcaggtcatgatctcagagtcctgggatcgagccccgcatcgggccctctgctcagcagggagcctgcttcctcctctctctctgcctctctgcctgcttgtgatctctctgtcaaataaataaattaaaaaaaaaaaaaaaagaatgggaaccCAGGTGGTCTAATTCTGAAGACCACACTCAGCATCCTTAAAGAAGgaacatttaggggcgcctgggtggctcagtgggttaaagcctctgccttcggctcaggtcatgatcccagggtcctgggatcgagccccgcatcgggctctctgctcagcagagagcctgcttccttctctctctctctctctgactgcctgtctgcctacttgtgatctctgtctgtcaaataaataaataaaaaatcttaaaaaaaaaaaagaaggaacatttaTTGTCTATTATTTActccatatttttttcaagaaataaaaactgcatTTCAGGTAAACAATAATTTACTTTCCAAGATTATTAcatcccttcttctccttcttctccttcattgTTGTcaccaccttcttcttcttcttcttctccttcttcttcttcttcttcttcttcttcttcttcttcttcttcttcttcttcttcttcttcttctcctcctcctcctcctcctccttcttctttttttttttaacatcacatCTTCTTCTTCAGTATCACAAAGTTTTGAGTTTAGGCCCGTTTCACATTCGAAATTGAAATAGTACTACTAAATCCTGTTTGATCACCTAGTATTAATGTATAGAATGTTGGTGAAATGACACATTTAAAACCTGTGGAATTTTTTGGTAATGAGGTGAAATTGATAtaacaaaattaatcatttttaagtaaacaGTTCATCGGCATTCAGTACATTGACAATGTTGTGCATCTGCCacctctgtctagttccagaaGGACACTGTGTCCCCATTAAACAATTGCTCCCCATTCCCTTTTTCCAGCACCCAATGGCAATCACAGCCTGAGtgctgtctctatggatttacatCTTCTGTAAATGGAATTACACAATATGCGGACTTCATGTCTGGCTTCTCATGTTTTTGAAGTTCAACCACCTTGTAGCACttattaatatttcattcttttttatgattgaaCGATATTCTGCTATAAAGactataatttgtttatccattcatccattgacggACATTTGGATCATTTCCAACTTTTAACTCACGAGTAGTGCTGGTACATTTGAGTATCTGTCTTTAATTCTTTGGAGTATatacctaaaagtggaattgctgggtcatatataAATTTTGTGTGTAACTCCTGGAAGAACTGCCCAATGGTTTTCACAGCTGCTgagccattttatattcccaccagcaatggatgaTTGTTCCAATGTCTCCAAATCCCAGCCAACACCTGTTGGccttttttatgtcttctttggaaaaataggaAGCTATTCAAGTACTTTACCCAACTGTGTTTTTTAGCTCTGTTTTCACTGAAGTAGTAGTAATAGTGAGTTAATGTGAGACAAAGAGTCAAACCAAGACTACttctcagatttttcttcttcttttcatgtattttttttaaagattttatttatttatttgaaacagagagagagatcacaagtatgcagagaggcaggcatagagagagagaggagaaagcaggctccccgctgagcagagagcccgatgcgggcctcgatcccaggaccctgagatcatgacctgagccgaaggcagaggctcaacccactgagccacccaggcaccctcatgtattttttaattgtggtaaaaaacacaaaatttaccatcttaatcacTTCTAAGTATACAGGTCGTAGTGTTAAATATaattgcagggcacctgggtggctcagttagttaaacatctgactcttgatttcagctcaggtcatgatcttagggttgtgacattgagccccacatgttGGGGTCTGTGCtgtacttaagattctctctcttcctctcccacttgctcatgtgagctctctctctctcaaataaataagccttaaaaatatatatatatttatacacatatattatttatatatataatatatatataaaatcacattgtTGTGAAACAGGTcctcagaactttttcatcttgcaaaactggaactctatacccattaaacaactcctcctcctccccaccccaccccacccaccccaccctcggtaaccaccattctacttggTTTATATGAAGTATCtcaagtagtcaaattcatagaaatggaatcatgtagtacTTATCTTTTTGTgatgcttatttcacttagcatgtcttcaaaattcatccatgctgtagcctGTAAAagccttcctttttaaagctgaagaatattccattgtgtctatattccacattttgcttattcatctgttgatgagtATCTGGGTTACTTCTACCACTTAGCTGttgtgaataaggctgctatggCAGgtgagaattctaccactgaaccaccaatgtatgaataatgctgctatgaacatagatGTGAATATATCTGTTTAAgcctttgctttcatttcttttgggtatatacccagaaatggcaTTATTgaatcatatggcagttctatttttagttttctaaaaagatttttatttatttatttcagagagagagctcaaaagagagcacaagctgggggcaggggcagagagagaagcagactctacgcttagcagggagtctgacatggtgctccattccaggaccctgggatcatgacctgagctgaaggcagaggcttaaccaactgagccatccaggtgccactatttttaatttttttgaagaaactctgTACTCTTTCCCATAACGGTCACACCATTTTATAATCTCATCAATAGTACAAAAGGGCTGCTATACTCATTTTGAATTAGTTTGTCTTGTTGAGTTGttaagagttctttgcatattcagaatattataacttttattagatatattatgtgcaaatatgttctcccgtTCTGTaggtgtcttctttctttctttcaagattttatttatttatttgaaagagagagagctcacaagtaggcagagaggcaagcagagagaaagagggggaaagtgactccccgctgagcagagagccatatgTGGAgctcggagctcgatcccaggaccctgagatcatgacctgagccgaacgcagaggcttaacccactgagtcacccagttgcccctccaCTTTCctgataatgtctttttttttttttaagattttatttatttatttgacagagatcagaagtaggcagagatgcaggcagaaagagagaggaggaagcaggttccctgttgagcagggagtcccaacgtggggctccatgccacgaccctgagatcatgacctgagccgaaggcagaggcttaacccactgagccacccaggcaccccataatgtcttttgatgtacagtagtttttaattttggtgaagtccaatttatctatttttttttctttatgatcaTGCTTTTGTTGTTATATCTGAGACaaatccattgccaaatccaaagtcAGGATGATTTAcccctatattttttaaaaacttttatttacttatttgagagagagagagagagcacgagaggggaggagggcagagggagagggagaattagactcctcacggagcagggagcctgtcatgggactctaccccaggaccctggattatgacctgacctgaaggcagataagtattgactgagccacccaggcgccctgtgttttctttcaagaACTGTATTGAGTTCTTATATTTGGCTcgttgatccattttgagttaatttgttAGTATGGTGTGAGGTAGTGAATCCAACTttactcttttgcatgtagctatcagctgtcccaccaccatttgttattgagactattctttccctcattgaatgatcttggcacccttgttgaaaatcaaatgGCCACAGATGTATGAGTTTATGagtctggactctcagttctattccattggtctgtatGTCTATCCTGCTAGTTCCATGCTGTTTTGActtgtagctttgtagtaagtctcAGAAATCGGAAATGTGAGtactgagacctgagctgaatgtaGACACTTGGTTTGGctcttcttttcaagattgtCTTAGCTCTTTGGGATCCCTTgtaattccatatgaattttatgcCCATTTATGAAAAGTATGCCCCGTTGGAATTTTGAGAGGGATTACATTTAATCCATAGATCAGTTTTATCATCCATACAACACTGAGTTTTCCAATTCATAacacagaatgtctttccattcatttaggtcttctttaatttatttcaccgATGTTTTGTGGTTACCAGCTTGCAAGTCTTCTATCTCCTTGATTCATTTTATTCTAGGTATTTTATCctttgggattgttttcttaatttccttttcagattattcattgctggtgtatagaaacacaactgatttttgtgtgtcaTCTTATTTCCTAAAACTGctgaatttatttgttttcttgtggtgtctttgGGATCTTCTATTTATGATCGTCTCATCTATGAATATagttttacctctttcttttccGTTTGAATGctgttcatgcattcattcattcctaatTGCTCTGCCAAGACTTTCCAGTATAATGTCAACTAGCAGCATTGAAAGCAGGCATCCTGTGTATATAGTCTTGTCAGTTTTAGAATCACCTGAAAAATTTTGAGGCATAGAAACGATAGCTGGGATTCCAAGTCTATTTtctatttggtcttttttttttctttatgagtgAAGCTGGAATTATGAAAGTTTCTCTTGCAAGTCAGCCAAAAGCTTTTAACTGATAAACGTCTAGTGCCTGTGTACTTCCTGATGCATAAATGGCTCACACCAACCTTTGCTCTGAAATTTGTCATTGTTCTAAAGAGACTTGGCTGTGTCTACTACATTCAACTGCAGTCTCTGATGTGCGACAGGCAATCTCTAGCATAAATGGCAACTTTTTGTTTCAATACTGCATCACAGTAATGTTAAGCATATGCTCAACAAATACCAGCCCCAAGTATGCAACATGGAACTTCATGATGGTGCTCTTTCAAGTACTTCGGTTGCATTAAGAAACAATGAATAGGAAACTGTCCAGGAAAGAACAGTCACAACTCAACTTTCAGCCTTGTGGCTGGTAAGTCCACTTGGCACTGATTTAAGACTGGTTTTGATGCTGAAATGCTCAAATAGAAAGGAATGTGAGTCTTAGAATTAAGAAAACATGGTCTGTTGCAGTAAACAAAGAATGAGGACTATCTCTCAGAAAATATGTAGCCGGGTTCCCCAGATATTTTTGAATGAgaaaagttagtttttttttttaataagaaaggaaataataaaatagagatgCGTTTGTTAATTGGTTACCTAATTAAATTGACTACTTTTACCAAGTGGCAGTAGGGTAGAGGGAATAGCAATGACAACAGGATGTCCCTGGCTGTGGAGGCATGGACTGGCCTGTCTCCTGCCAGGTCCCTGGGTGGGCTGGCTGGCTCTCTGACCATGACTAGAGGGGCTGGAGAAAGGACAGCACCCTTTCAGGATCTCCAAGTCACAGACAGGAAGGTCTCCTGCCAGGTCCTTGTGCCAGCAGGACTGTTCACAGGCTGCTGCTGGAATGGGCTGGAGTCCAGTTCCAGGGCTGTTTCAAAATCTGCTGTTTGACCAAGTTTGACAGGATTACTTCCAGGAGCTCCTGGATCCAGCCAAGAGTGTCTTGGAGCCAGCTCATAGGCCACTCGGGGACTCCAGCCAGGACTGAGGTCCTCATGCCTGTTACCCCACGCACCGGTAGGTGTGACTCCTCTCAAGGCCTTTCGCATACGGTGCTGCTCACAGGAACCAAAGCCAGATGAGGTGTAGCCAAGTCATGGGGTGACAGAGCTGTTTCTGCATCTGTGGCCATGACCACAGTTGGTGAGCCAGGAGCCGGAGTGAGGGCCTGCCTTTCTTGAAACAGCTCTCCTTGATCTTGGCCTGCACTGGGGTTTCATAGTCTACCTGATCTCGAGGTTCCCACAAAGGCACTTTGTCCCTGTTGGATGCCAAATTATTATTGTTGGGGATACAGATATGAGCaaggaggtcttttttttttttctttaagattttatttatgtgagagagagacagagacagagagcatgagtgaggggaggggcagaaggaggggaactcaattctaggaccccaggatcatgacctgagctgaatgtagacacttaaccaactgagccacccaggcgcccccaagcaaGGGATGTCTTATTTGGTCATCTTGCTGACATTAGTactttaaatattccttttataAAGGTTTGACTTCTATGtaaatgttgtaaatatttttttaaaaagtaaaaggattttttaaaaaatcacaaattgaaaaagaaacaaattaattcTCAATTGAAATATAGTCAGATAACAAATTTCaagaaactggggtgcctgggtggcgcagtgggttaaagcctctgccttcggctcaggtcataatccagggtcctggaatcaagcccagcatcggctctctgctcagcagggagcctgcttcctcttctctctctgcctgcttctctgcctgcttgtgatcccgtctgtcaataaataaataaaatctttaaaaaaaaaatttcaagaacttTTGAAGACCGTATTCTAACTATGTATTCCTGGTGGGGATATAATTCTAAGGACCAAAAGAAGTGCAAGAAGatcttaaattttacttagtaAATTTGCTAATATCATTGTATTAGTCTcaattctgaaactattttgtGTGTATTATAAGACACAGAACGAATAAATCCACTGGGTCTTAGGAACCAGGATTTCACTGTGGGATATCTAAATGTAGGGGGGAAAACGTAGAATCTTGTGGAGTCCGATCTGAATTAGAGGTATGCATGCATataatatatgcacacacatagattgtgtatgtgtgtgtgagagagagaatggggggaatagggaaggaaaaggaaggggaaggaagatatttggaaacaactggtaaaatttaaatatggattATGTATTAGATTGTATTACTTAAATAACGTTAAGTTTTAGGTACGGTGGTGATATTGAGGCTATGTGGCAGAATAGCTTTATTCTTAGGAAGTGTCTGCTGAAATATTCAGAGGTGAAATACCATGGTGTTTGTaatttactttcaaatggtttcaggaaaaatgtatatacatacacatactatatactattttatttatatagcatATATACACAGGAGAGTATATATATGGGGGAAGTGgaagcaaatataaaaaatgttaaatgagtgtcgcctgggtggctcagtcagtttaacatctgactcttgattttggcttaggtcgtgatctcagggtcctgagatcaaatggggtgggggtggggatctacttggattctctttctctgtctccctctgcccctcccccagtccatGCACACACGTGGGCACACATttttgctcgctctctctctccctaaagtaaataaataaatcttttataaaaatgtttaattttcactGTATCCTTTCCAATTTTCTTCGGTTTTGGCATTTTTcaatggaaacaaaaattaaatgaagagatTCAAGGGGTTAGAATGCACAGAACTTTACAATTAATAGAAGGGGGAGTGGAGGGACAGCTGAATCAGGAATGCCACCTAGATTTCTGGCTTGTCATGGGGGTGTCATCACTGAGATGGGAGCTTTGAAAGAAGGGCAGGCATACAGAGAGTGGTGAACTTCCGGGTGGACACACCAAGTGTGAAGTGTCTAGGGGGGTACACAGGTGGAAACAGCCAACAGGCTGTTGGACAGACAGGTTTGGAGGCTGAGTGACACAGCGAAGAAGGTGAGCTTTGAATTGGGGACCTGTGTGAATctgctagagctgccataacaaaataggTGGTATTTAGGTggttaaacagcagaaatttgttttcttacaatTTTGGATCTAGAAGTCTCAGAACCAAGGTGTTGGTgggattggtttcttctgaggccttactccctggcttgtagatggccttctctctgtgtcttcagtgCTCTGtcctccctgtgtgtctgtgtcctaatctcttctccAGTTATATAAATTAGGTTCCATCTTAAAgacaccattttatttatttttttaagattttatttattcatttgccaaagagagagagaaagagagagagagagaacatatgcaTAAACAAGGTagtgggagaagaaggctctccaccaagccaggagcccgatgtgggactcaatctcacaaacctaggattgtggcctgagctgaaggcagacacttaactgactgagccacccaggcatcctttaaACATGTCATTTTAACTGAATTACCTCACTAAAGACCTTATCTCAAACTAGTCTCATTCTGATGTCctgaggttaggatttcaacttaagaatgggggctgggggcgggggaaaAAATTCAGCCCATACCAAGGCCTGAAGGTAGTCTCTGACCTGGAGAAACCTGACCAAACAGAATACTTTCTTATATTCAATAGCG
This DNA window, taken from Lutra lutra chromosome 13, mLutLut1.2, whole genome shotgun sequence, encodes the following:
- the RPS6 gene encoding 40S ribosomal protein S6, whose translation is MKLNISFPATGCQKLIEVDDERKLRTFYEKRMATEVAADALGEEWKGYVVRISGGNDKQGFPMKQGVLTHGRVRLLLSKGHSCYRPRRTGERKRKSVRGCIVDANLSVLNLVIVKKGEKDIPGLTDTTVPRRLGPKRASRIRKLFNLSKEDDVRQYVVRKPLNKEGKKPRTKAPKIQRLVTPRVLQHKRRRIALKKQRTKKNKEEAAEYAKLLAKRMKEAKEKRQEQIAKRRRLSSLRASTSKSESSQK